A genomic stretch from Dermochelys coriacea isolate rDerCor1 chromosome 24, rDerCor1.pri.v4, whole genome shotgun sequence includes:
- the LOC122457441 gene encoding small proline-rich protein 2H-like, with the protein MAYQQQCKQPCLPPPCCVKQCKTKCVDPCPCPPKCVDPCPPKCVDPCLLSCVDQWPCPPKCVDPCPPKCVDQWPCPPKCVDPCPPKCVDPCPPKCVDQWPCPPKCVDPCPPCSPLQHCCKEKKFC; encoded by the exons ATGGCTTACCAGCAGCAATGCAAACAGCCCTGCCTGCCGCCTCCATGCTGTGTGAAGCAGTGCAAGACTAAATGCGTGGATCCCTGTCCGTGCCCTCCTAAGTGCGTGGATCCGTGCCCTCCTAAGTGCGTGGATCCGTGCCTCCTAAGT TGTGTGGATCAATGGCCATGCCCTCCTAAGTGTGTGGATCCGTGCCCTCCTAAGTGTGTGGATCAATGGCCATGCCCTCCTAAGTGTGTGGATCCGTGCCCTCCTAAGTGTGTGGATCCGTGCCCTCCTAAGTGTGTGGATCAATGGCCGTGCCCTCCTAAGTGTGTGGATCCGTGCCCTCCATGCTCAcctctgcagcactgctgcaaaGAAAAGAAGTTCTGTTAG